DNA sequence from the Armigeres subalbatus isolate Guangzhou_Male chromosome 1, GZ_Asu_2, whole genome shotgun sequence genome:
AACCCGTGCTTAAACCGGCAGTAAACAAGCAGTTTCGCCTGCTCGCTCGGTACCACCATAACCGGTTCCCGCTCCTCGTATGAAGTGAGATTCGGCTTTTGCGCAGCGAACTCACATGCAAAGCACAACCACACCACTACCACACATTTTCAGTGGGGCTGAATTTGCTTCCTGCTGCTGAAAGGCGTCTCTCGGGAGGAACGGGCTGTTTTGGTTTTATGGCTGTGAAATTGATTTCCCTCGGTGTCAATGAGTGCGTAGTTAGAGTTGGACAGAACGTGGAGGTTTGACTATTTCAAAACACGAAAACAAGTGTTTGAATTTCCGACTGCATTATTCCACATGGTCTTACATAACTATTAAGTCTTTCCCTtgcacagatttcaaaattgATGAAGTGACCCAAATTCACAATTTCAATGTAAAAATGCTAAAACAcgctaaatgaaaaaaaaaataataaaacaacgCTTTCTCACTTACCTCGAGGGCAAATCCTTGATGACGGCATCGCTGAGGAACCCGGCCCGCTGGCAGCGCTGTACGAATCGATCCAGGATCGAATAAGCAAGCGGAATGTCCAGCACGATGTCGGCCATATCGTCGTAGACCCGGCGGAAGCCCTGCTCCATCTGGTCCGGGCTGACGATGCAGGTGTTGTCCAGCGATTGGAAGAGCATACAGATGGCTTCCTCCGTTTGCTCATTGAGGGCTTCCAGCGTCATTACGATGGCCTATCCATAAAACAAACAGGAAGAAAACTTCAGATTAGTCCAGGAACGCACAAGAGTCGTCGATCGATGGGGTGGTGGCGGCGGGACGGGTTCCTCCTTCCTCATTACCTCGTAAATCAGCTCATGGTGGAAGTGAATCACCTCGAGCTCCTTGATTGAGCGTTGCGCTTCCTCGAGATCACGCGACAGCAGGTACTCCTTCAGCAGGATGGCCATCTGCCGGGTCAGGGTTTGGACGGGTCGCAGAGCGCCGCCGACGCCCCACACGTCATCCAGGTGGCCCCAGCCCTGGTGCTGCGACAGCAGCGAACACGCCCGGATCAGGGCCTCCCGGGCTTGCGGGCACAGCCCCTCCCGGTCGATATCGTAAGCGTACTTTGGTGGGACGCAATCGTCCGCGACGGCACGGGCAATGAAGTTGCCGAGGATGTGCGGCGCTTCCGGTGTGTCCAGGATCAGGTCCGTCATGTTGTCCAGCAGCATGTCGAAACCTGTGCGAGGGGAAGACAGAGGAAAGCGGGACAGACACATAGCGGTTATTTTCGGGAGTCTAAAAGAAGTTTTAAGGGACAGATATTCAGATGAAAACCCTCTGATTATGAATGAAATTCAAAGAAGTTCACATGAGATTTATATTCGCTAAAACACAAACTTCAATTGatattaaaaaaatcagttaAAATTCCATTTAGGATTCGTTGTAAGAAATTCTACTTTATTTCTTAAACAATTCCTTGTTATTCTTGTTATTCTCTAGGCATTCCCGGaaactttcaaaaaatttcaaacagaaACGATAATACAGAAGTTTTGTGTAAATTTTCTGCATAGTTTCTTAAACAGAAAGCCTTcagcatttttgaagaattcaaAGGGTGACAAAATCTATCGGACAATCACATTAATTAGCTTCTCATCTCCGAGAGTTGTTTATTGATTACCAATCGCCACATGTCACTGTTTATCAAAACAATTCCCCGCTTCCTTCCTTATCAACCGTCGCGGTCTTGGTGCGATAACGAAATGGTTTCAATTTGTTTATTAGTCGGGGCCCAAAATAAAATGTGTTCACGGGAGATAACGCCCCGCTATGTTGGAAGAAACTTTCTTACCTGCGCAAATATCTTTGCTGGTGACTGTGCGTCCGTACAGGTCGGAGATCAACACCGAGGTCATCTCCCGCTGGGACTGTTTGTGCTCGAAGGCCATCTCGACGGCAATCTTGGAGAGCAGCGGTCGTCGTTCGCCGGTGATGAACTCGTCTAGGCTTTCGGCCACCTCGTGGGTGTCCCCGTGCTCGTAATACTCCAGGAAGATGGGTTCGACCTTTTTCTGGAACTCTTCGTCCGTTAGCTCCAGGACGACCTCCTTGAGCTCGAAGTTGTGGTGACTGTTGTACGCATCCAGGTCGAAGTTGGGATCGTTCTGGTCGTCCTCGTCCACTTCCTGATAGATTTCCGAGCCGGGTTTACCCCAGACACCCTTGCCCCCGGCTCCGCCCTTCTTTGGTAGACCACGGCCGTAACCGTTGCGCGATCGTCGACTGTTCTTCCATTTTCTGTGCGGAGCGACGAAGTTGGGCGTTCCGGCGACTCCCAGCACGCCGTCCTTGCTGTTGGAGCGGGACAGTTTGCGTACCCGCTTCTTAAGCCGCTCGTCCAGCACGGGGAGGGGCTTTTTCATGAGACCATTGCTGCCGGGTGAGCCAACGCTGGCGGTTGCCCCCTGAGGGCTCCCGACCGGACTCATCGAGTCCTCATTGTGGTGTCCGTTTTTCTCTCGGACACCGTTTGCAACGGCGTGGTTTCCGTTCAGAGGTTTCTCGATATCCATGGTGTTGGCGGTCCTGCGGTGTGTGAAAGTTAAATGGTTATAATCGGAACTGTGTCTGAATTAGGTTGCAAAAAGTTAGTCAATAGGACGGTTAACACTCTTACTAATCTATGAATGTTGTCGGAATTCTCAtaatttctttttgcctttctcgtatacaaagtatacgtaaaggctataggatcactccaaaaccaaacttttgatagaaggctcggagacccatagtgttatataccaatcgactcagttcaacgaattgaggtgatgtctgtatgtgtgtgtgtgtgtgtgtgtgtgtgtgtgtgtgtgtgtgtgtgtgtgtgtgtgtgtgtgtgtgtgtgtgtgtgtgtgtacaaaaatgtgagacacactttgtACGAACGCACGACAAACGACCGAAAACTTTCGAACCGGCGAAAATTACGAGCGGATTTCAGAACGCAGCAGGCCAAATAAGGTAGACAAATTCCTTTCTTGTGGACTGTATAATAATAGGTGTTTATTTTCCGGTTGTTACATACAAACTGAAACTTTTTCTTCTCTCTCTAGTGCTTATTCCAGCGGATGCTGAACGTCAAAAAACTGTCTTGAAATTGGGGAACAAGTCTCTGATCAACGAGGGGGTAGGACGCGtaaacacactttttggtacttagctttattcgatttgctcgcagttgcagtcgacgcggattgcggtctagttgtttgctattgaaaattggcccgatcggtcattgcgtttcaaagttattgaaaaaacattgtttttctgccaagggtcccccattgggaaaaaaatttcaaaaacgaaaaaacttttttttaaaaagattgctgcaatgcattcaaatgaccgcaaatgcatatgaattcaGGCTTTTGCTGAGAATTGTCAATTTTAAAACGGGAATTCTATTTGGAAATGGTCGCAAAACTTCATTCCGATAGTTTTGAATTTCTCGTAGACTAAATTTTACTTAAATCACTAAAAACAATTGAAGGCATATACTGCCCACCGGCACCATACACTGCTCCATGATGACGGGGCACCCACCAAGAATCCGAAGTCCAACGTTCCCATTCGCACGGAAGCAGGGGTAAACCTATCACCAAGTCCATCAGATCCGTCCCAATCCAGTATGACGGTGCAGAAGAAGCCGCTTCCGGCGGACCCGCCTGTGTCTACCACCTGTTCATCGAATTTCGCGCAGTCTACCAAGACAGTACTGCTGCTTACCGCGGTTGTACAGGTGTTTGATAAGAAGAGCCAGCCGTGTTCATGCCGCGTCCTATTGGACAGTGGCTCGCAGGTAAATTTCGTGACGGAGGAGTTGATCAATCGCCTGGGTCTGCCGAAGAAACCAGCGAAGGTGACGGTGAGGTAGGTGACGCTGAAAATTCAATCCCGCGTATCCAATTTCCACGCAACCCTCGAGTGTCTAGTTACACCGAAAGTGACAGGCACAATCCCATCATCCAAAATAAATGTCTCTCATTACGACATTCCCTATGGCGTGGTGCTAGCGGATCCCGAGTTCCACACGCCAGATAAAGTGGACATGCTGATAGGTGCCGAATTATTCTTCGTAATTTTGAAGCCCAGTCAACTGAATCTATCAGACAACCTACCGATGCTGCGAGATAATCACTTTGGGTGGATCGTAACGGGTGTTACCATCGATTCCCAAAAGGTCAACGTTTCCGTTCAATAATCCTATCACGCCACAGTGGATGACATCAAGCGAAAGATGCAGCAGTTCTGGCAAATAGAGGAAGTTCCGGACGTTCCTAAATTTTCTATCGAAGAATTGGCATGCGAAGCCCACTTTTTGTCCTATCAACGGGATGAGAGTGGCAGGTTTATCGTGAGACTTCcattcaaagaaaattctgaCCAGCTAGACGATTGTCGCGCTCTAGCACTGAAGCGGTTTTTATTGTTGGAGAAGCGGCTCATCCGCAACCCCGATCTACAATCGCAGTatgtggaattcctccgggagtacGAAGCTCTTGGACACTGCCATGAAGTAAATGAAGACGACGATCCATCGAACCAACTAGCGTACTACATGCCGCACCATGCTGTCCCATCAAGTACCACAGTGAAATGCCGAGTTGTGTTCGACGCTAGTGCCAAATCATCTTTAGCGGAGCTGTCCCTGAACGATGTGCTGCAAGTCGGACCTGTGGTACAGAATGAGCTACATTTCATCGTTCTACGTTTCCGAAAGTTCAAAATAGCATTTTCCGGAGACATATCTAAAATGTATCACCAGGTAATACATGCGAAGAAAGATCAACGATTCCTATTCATCTTCTGGAGACCTCACCCGTCGCAACCGCTGCGGGTCTTGGAATTGTGTACCGTTACATACGGTACAGCATCGGCACCGTTTCTGGCCACACGGTGCTTGGTGCAACTAGTTGAAGAAGACGGCAAAGCTTTCCCAATCGCTTCGCGCATCGTAAAGGAAGAAACATACATGGACGACATACTTTCCGGTGCGGATTCGGTGGTGGATGCCAAGTGAAACCATTCCCAGAGCGAGGAGGAATTCCCATTCATAAGTATTGCTCGAAGAGGTCTTTTCACGAGACATttaaaacagctgattttatcgtcaattgacagttcttctatgaaagtgacagcttcggggttgcgggcctgttcagcggtcgtaaacaagtgcagtctcggcagtgtcacatgaaaaggcctattctcGAGAATTTCTCGAGCACATTCCGGAAGAAGATCGTGAGAAAACAGCCCAAATAGAAGAGCGAGGAGTGAACGAAGCCATTAAGGTACTCAGCTTACTTTGGGATCCGAGTGCTGATAcactagtgctgtccaatgagcagctcgaagtagctcgaagttgttcccgtcctgctcgttcttttttgtcaacaaatgggcatgagcaggacagggagaaacttcgagctacttcaagctctcattggacagcactactgTTTATCGCCAACCATTCCAAATCCCTAACAGCGGCCGGCCAGCAACGTGTGACAAAGAGAGATGTATTCGGTTCGGAGATTGTCAAATTCTTCGACCCCCTCGGGTTGGTGTCACCTGTCATCGTATTGGCGAATCTCCTGGCTCAACAATTGTGGTAGCTCAAGATCGGGTGGGACGATCCAGTCGACCGAACTCCAAAAATCCCAAGCCGGCATCTGACAGTCGCCAAGTTTCGTCGGTCAACTGAAGTCATCATACATGTAATCCAACTCATTCATTTGGCGGATGAAATAAAGCGAGTGATTGCCAACGAACCATGTAAGAGACTCGCAAACCTTCGTCCTATTTACTTCGATGGATTACTTCGTGTGGGAGGTCGTTTAGATCATTCCCTACTACCATTTGAAGGACGTCATCGGTATACTTATTATTTAGTGCTTGCAAAACCTCCACTTTTTGGTTCAGAGTAAGCGAATTTCGAAatgattttctcagtttttccgCTTTTCTATATACAATCTAATGGAATCATTCTTTCCTATTGTAGCGAACAAATACAATCTAACTTCCTTTTTTTGGCAACACTGTTGTGCCGAGTAAACAAACCAAGTATATGCGGTCCAACTTGTTTTCGAATATTCTatccaggcttgtaaaatgtcatctgcatgtcatttgactaatttgttaataactttctttagaaataaaattcacatcataattttagatgtactcataacgcttgagtagtgctatatttttgttcaagggtacattgctctaaatataacatctaaggctggagagtggaaactctccaaaatgtcacgtgtcatttgacataatgtcatttgaatgacattttgcctcccacgccccagattacatatttacagcaatgtcttgttagacaaagttgtaggcacatttatgCGCTATAAGTTCGACATACATCCAGAATCaatagctaacttctgaaaaaagttttggaaaaattatacaaacgaatgcaaatgacattttacaacactgattcTATCGTTATCTCCGAAGTGTAATTCGCGAAACGGCAATCTGAAGTCACAGAAAATCCCCCCGCATCCGACCGGACAAAATGCGGCCACCGAATCACGTCACCTGACCTTAAGGAGCCATTCCAAATCAACGCAGAAACGCGAGCTGAACATAGAgcacactgaaaaccaaaactacccaaaagtgggttgtttgcactcaaaaccgtggtttgggccaataacccaaatttgagtaaaatgacttttctggcactaggtagtttgcctttaatcccatgtaaataatttacccaaagctgagtttaattcatccaaagcggaccttaatcaacccaaaatagagaatattgaatttactcaaatttgggttattgggctgagcaacttcggtgaggtgtttgcatcttgctctagttttgatagcaatcatgggaaagaaagggaaaactactcaattttgggtaaattttttctgcgatattctcatcagtgcgtatattgaactcaaagtttgggttgatttatctgtccgtgcacAACGATGACGCCATCCCACGGCGAGCGAAAAGCCCCTGTATGGATACACCGGCGTCTACCACCACATCGATATCAACACCCCAACAATCGACAACCTACCTTACTGGCAGCATCAGCGACAACAGAAATACGGATAATGGAATCGCAGTGAGtaaagctatcagtacactgtttgtcataatgacaaatgtttgtcaagtcagcctgatatccatgtcgatttctaatcggtttggtagatgtccggatcaacttgacaaatatttgtcattatgacaaacagtggactgaGGGCTTAACCAAAACTGcaaaacgaagaagaagaagatgacatCACCGACGAAATGCCAACTCTAACTCCGAGCATAACAATCCATCCGCCAAAGGAAAAAAAGGTTCGTGTTCCTCCAATTTTAATTATTGGGCAATCAACGAGACAGCTGCGAGAGCTGATGTGCAAATTCAACATACCGCAAACCAAAACGGGTGTTCAACTATTCTGTGCGGGAGAGCAAGCGTACCACGACGTTATGGAAGcgttgaagaaaaagaaaacattCAGTACCATACCTACACACCCGCTACGGAAAAGTCGATTaaagttgtgctatcgggtctCGCGATATACGATATTGCTGAGTTGAAAACAGAGCTTATTGCGCACGGTGTCTTAACAACCGAAGTTAGACTGTTCTCGCGTAAGATAGTTGGTCTGGAGGAAAGCGCGCTATTGCTACTCGACTTCGTGAAAGGAACCGTAAAGCTGTCGGAGTTGCGATAGGTGAAAGCTCTCTTCAACGTAATAGTAAACTGGCCTTACTTCGAACGACGACCCAAAGATGCCGTCCAATGTCACCGGTGTCAACGTTTTGGGCACGGAATGCGGAACTGTAATCTTCGTTCGTCATGCGTCAAATGTGGTGAACAGCGTCCCTTAACTGAGGGCAGACTTCCTAAAAAAGCGGAATTGGAGCGCGCTGATAAAAATGAGACACGTAAGTCGATCAAATGTGGTCAGTAGTGGTAGTGGTCAACATACTGCAAACTTGCGCGGCTATCCCAGCCGTAAGAGCTACATAGAAAAGTTGTCCCGAATGCGTGCCGAGCGCAAAACCGCTTCTTTTGCCCCTGGCCCACAACGTCCTCCCCCACAGGTCTCACCAACAATTCTACCACCCCACCGGCGGGCAGCTCTTTCGCTGAAGCTGAGAGGTCAATCAATTGACAAGAACGGTCTTTTTTCTATGTCCGAATTTCTTTCTCTAGCGAGAGAAATGTTTGATCGCTTGGTAAAATGTCAAACTAAACAACTACTTCTAGCTCTTTTCGAGCTAACGACCAAGTATGTCTATAATGTCTAATTTAGGCTGCTTGCGTCTGATCAATTGGAACGGACGCTCCGACAAGAAGCTTgaactttttgattttttggaacTGCACAATGTTCCGTAACCGAAACCTGGCTACAGCCAAAACATGCCTTTATTCATCCGAAATTTACTTGAATTCGAGTCGACCGACAATCGAATATTGCAGATAGGGGTAAATGTGTACTGATCGCTGTTCGTTAAGGTATCAAATTCTCTGAGCTGCATGTTTCGACCAAGATTATTGAAACTGTGGGAATCTCGATTGACACACCGGAGGGTAACATACACATAATAGCGGCCTATTTTCCTGGAGCAAAACGTCGTTCGATTTGGACACAATTCCGTCGAGACCTCTCTACAATAACAAGAAGAGAAGAACCTTTTTTCGTTGTGGGTGATCTGAATGCACGCCACCGTCACTGGAACTGCTTGAAAGCCAACAGAGCAGGAGCAATACTATGCCAGGAAGCGGAAATTcgtatttttttcatacatttcccAGACCCCTTCACTTTTAAACCGACTGGCCGTGGTCGACCATCCACCCTGGATCTAGCTCTCTCCAACAACCTGTTAGACATGACCAAACCGATCACCTTAAACGAACTGTCTTCGGATCACCTCCCAGTAATGTTCAATATTAGTGTCACCATTTGTGACACTAgcaaagtaaaaattccgatGCTATGCACGAGCTAACTGGCCACGTTTCCACCGCGAGGTTAACTCTAAACTGAACCTGCTAGAACCAGCAGTTGCGGCTCTAACTAGTGAGACTGAGATAGATGTTGCAATCGAGCTCATTTCTTCGACAATTCTGGAGGCAGAAGCTCGATCCCTGAAGTGCAACAACGAAACTGCGGCAATTCCACAGAGCACCCGAAGATTGATAGCGCTACGAAATAAACGTTGGCTCCAATGGTACAGAGGAAGGGATCGCATCTATCGGGGTATAGTCACATCACTGAACCGCCGGATCTGAGAGGAGTCTGATCAAGctaaattttgcaaatttaaaGAAACGCTGCGCACGCTTAACGACGACCGTGACACACTCTGGAGAATCACCAAAGCTCTACGCAAATCCACCAAGTACAGCCCACCATTACGACAAGGAAACAATATTATCGCATCATCCACGGAAAAGCCCAACAACTGGCCATGAGTTTTGCACAGGCTCATCGCAACCAACTGGAAGATGATCCAGATACTGTCGCTGCAGTGCACGAGTCGATCATACACATTGACCAAACACATGGCGATGATGGTCACCTGTGGTTGATTCATCCCAAGGAAGTCGCACAAATCATTCGAAGACTCAAGTCCAAAAAGTCTCCCGGTCAGGGTAATATTAGAAACTGCTTACTCAAGAATTTACCTCGGAAGGCCCACATTGTTCTAGCGAAAATCTTTTCCGCTTGTCTTCGGTTAAGCTATTTCCCGTCGAAATGGAAACACGCAGTAGTTGTTGCAATCCCGAAACCTAACAAAGACCCAACAATCTCCCCAAATTATAGACCCATAAGCTTGCTACTCAGTCTGAGTAAACTTTTGGAGTGGATAATCCTGAAACGCATTGAGCAACACCTGGAGAACTATCGGATTAGTCCTAATAAGCAGTTTAGCTTTTAAAAAGCACATTCAACTAACCACCAACTAGTCCGGCTTGTACGAACGAATTTTGCACGAGGAAAATCTTCAGGCATGGTGCTTCTTGATGTGGAGAAAGCCTACGACTCTGTGTGGTAAGAAGCTATATTACATAAGATGGTCCTAGGTAATTTTCCCCC
Encoded proteins:
- the LOC134207480 gene encoding uncharacterized protein LOC134207480, which translates into the protein MQQFWQIEEVPDVPKFSIEELACEAHFLSYQRDESGRFIVRLPFKENSDQLDDCRALALKRFLLLEKRLIRNPDLQSQYVEFLREYEALGHCHEVNEDDDPSNQLAYYMPHHAVPSSTTVKCRVVFDASAKSSLAELSLNDVLQVGPVVQNELHFIVLRFRKFKIAFSGDISKMYHQVIHAKKDQRFLFIFWRPHPSQPLRVLELCTVTYGTASAPFLATRCLVQLVEEDGKAFPIASRIVKEETYMDDILSGADSVVDAK
- the LOC134207765 gene encoding programmed cell death protein 4, whose protein sequence is MDIEKPLNGNHAVANGVREKNGHHNEDSMSPVGSPQGATASVGSPGSNGLMKKPLPVLDERLKKRVRKLSRSNSKDGVLGVAGTPNFVAPHRKWKNSRRSRNGYGRGLPKKGGAGGKGVWGKPGSEIYQEVDEDDQNDPNFDLDAYNSHHNFELKEVVLELTDEEFQKKVEPIFLEYYEHGDTHEVAESLDEFITGERRPLLSKIAVEMAFEHKQSQREMTSVLISDLYGRTVTSKDICAGFDMLLDNMTDLILDTPEAPHILGNFIARAVADDCVPPKYAYDIDREGLCPQAREALIRACSLLSQHQGWGHLDDVWGVGGALRPVQTLTRQMAILLKEYLLSRDLEEAQRSIKELEVIHFHHELIYEAIVMTLEALNEQTEEAICMLFQSLDNTCIVSPDQMEQGFRRVYDDMADIVLDIPLAYSILDRFVQRCQRAGFLSDAVIKDLPSRGRKRFVSEGDGGRIKPVNLLARDF